From Chloroflexota bacterium, the proteins below share one genomic window:
- a CDS encoding YwiC-like family protein yields the protein MNEEGSIASRRGWARSRPRLRSIALPTEHGGWGFLIEPLLLGLGVALSAAGGWLGLATLGGFLARHPLKLAWGDRRRGRYYPRTLWAERFALLYSLVALAAFALALRSARSAFWVPLILGAPFALVQIYSDIQNRGRQWISEVSGAIALGTVASAIAMAGGWSLGDALVLWWIQIARAITSISYVRARLRLERQEPADVLSSWGMHLAALIVLAALSYAGRAPWLAAVAMGIQLARALKGLSPYRRPARPQAIGFGEIAFGLINATLVVVGYAFGL from the coding sequence AGCATGGCGGCTGGGGGTTCCTGATCGAGCCCCTCCTGTTGGGGCTTGGGGTGGCTCTCTCAGCCGCTGGGGGATGGCTGGGACTGGCGACGTTGGGGGGCTTTCTGGCCCGCCATCCCTTGAAGCTGGCGTGGGGCGATCGGCGCCGGGGACGATATTACCCTCGCACCCTGTGGGCGGAGCGATTCGCCCTTCTCTATAGCCTGGTGGCTCTGGCGGCCTTCGCGTTGGCCTTGCGAAGCGCTCGCTCGGCCTTTTGGGTCCCTCTGATCCTGGGGGCTCCTTTTGCCCTTGTGCAGATCTACTCCGACATCCAGAACCGGGGACGACAATGGATCTCGGAGGTCTCCGGAGCGATCGCCCTGGGGACGGTGGCCTCGGCGATCGCGATGGCCGGTGGGTGGTCGCTTGGGGATGCCCTGGTGCTGTGGTGGATCCAGATCGCGAGGGCGATCACCTCGATCTCGTACGTGCGCGCCCGGCTGCGTCTGGAGCGCCAAGAGCCCGCGGACGTCTTGTCGTCCTGGGGCATGCATCTCGCGGCGCTGATCGTGCTGGCCGCGCTCTCCTATGCCGGTCGCGCCCCGTGGTTGGCCGCGGTGGCGATGGGCATCCAGCTGGCCCGGGCGCTCAAGGGCCTTTCTCCTTATCGTCGCCCCGCGCGCCCGCAGGCGATCGGCTTCGGCGAGATCGCGTTCGGCCTGATCAACGCGACGCTGGTGGTTGTGGGGTACGCCTTCGGCCTGTAG
- a CDS encoding cyclodeaminase/cyclohydrolase family protein, whose product MSQGTPAPHPGAEIAEGSVREFLDRLAAASAAPGGGAATALAGAMGAALVSMACRLTSGRARFAAVEEEVRDILDQAERLRDRLMELADSDRRAFDQVMAAYRLPKETQAQREERHEAVQAALKEATRVPLEIAEACAHVIRLAGQAISLVNPNARSDMSVGALLADAGLQGARLNIHINLSGVEDRAFVREKRQALDQLLADVAPERQKALSYLRERTGGPLSPPPQ is encoded by the coding sequence ATGAGCCAGGGGACACCTGCCCCCCATCCGGGGGCCGAGATCGCGGAGGGGAGCGTCCGAGAGTTCCTGGATCGGCTGGCCGCCGCATCAGCCGCGCCGGGGGGAGGTGCGGCCACCGCGCTGGCCGGAGCGATGGGGGCCGCGCTGGTGAGTATGGCGTGCAGGCTCACCAGCGGACGAGCGCGATTCGCCGCCGTCGAGGAGGAGGTCAGGGACATCCTGGATCAGGCCGAGCGCCTGCGGGACCGCCTAATGGAGCTGGCGGACAGTGATCGACGCGCCTTCGATCAGGTGATGGCGGCATATCGCCTGCCCAAGGAAACCCAGGCGCAACGGGAGGAGCGGCACGAGGCCGTACAGGCGGCGCTGAAAGAGGCCACGCGGGTCCCGCTGGAGATCGCGGAGGCGTGCGCTCATGTCATCCGCCTGGCCGGCCAGGCGATCTCCCTGGTGAATCCGAACGCTCGCAGCGACATGAGCGTGGGGGCGCTTCTGGCGGATGCGGGCCTGCAAGGCGCTCGCCTCAACATCCATATCAACCTGTCCGGCGTCGAGGATCGTGCCTTTGTGCGGGAGAAGCGCCAGGCGCTGGATCAGCTCCTGGCGGACGTGGCGCCGGAGCGACAGAAAGCCCTCTCCTACCTTCGTGAGCGCACGGGCGGCCCTCTTAGCCCCCCTCCCCAATGA
- a CDS encoding DUF1858 domain-containing protein, with the protein MKHPDLKASLTVAETLSHWPQAAQVFFRHRMACIGCAMSPFDTLADVAAAYNLDLNRFLGELRQVISAPGPHLFTCREDYR; encoded by the coding sequence ATGAAGCACCCGGATCTTAAAGCCAGCTTGACAGTGGCTGAGACGCTTTCACACTGGCCCCAAGCGGCGCAGGTTTTCTTCCGCCACCGAATGGCCTGCATCGGCTGCGCCATGTCCCCCTTCGACACCCTGGCCGATGTAGCGGCGGCCTACAACCTTGATCTGAATCGCTTCCTCGGCGAGCTGCGCCAGGTCATCTCCGCGCCCGGCCCTCACCTCTTCACCTGCCGGGAGGACTACCGGTGA
- a CDS encoding cytochrome c, with amino-acid sequence MRKLSWILIILLAFTLIVTGCGKKKEPTPTPVPTPSGPSAEDLAQGKKLFEQSCSACHGPDAKGLPGLGKDLTTSEFVKGMTDEELLGFIKKGRPASDPENTTGVDMPPKGGNPALTDEQIQVIIGYIRSLQE; translated from the coding sequence ATGCGCAAACTATCGTGGATCCTGATCATCTTGTTGGCTTTCACGCTGATCGTGACCGGGTGTGGCAAGAAGAAGGAGCCCACGCCCACACCCGTGCCCACGCCATCGGGGCCCTCGGCTGAGGACCTGGCGCAGGGGAAGAAGCTGTTCGAGCAAAGCTGCTCCGCCTGCCACGGCCCGGATGCGAAGGGATTGCCGGGGCTGGGCAAGGACCTGACGACCAGCGAGTTCGTCAAGGGGATGACCGACGAGGAGCTGCTGGGGTTCATCAAGAAGGGACGGCCGGCCAGCGATCCGGAGAACACCACGGGCGTGGACATGCCGCCGAAGGGCGGGAACCCGGCGCTGACCGACGAACAGATCCAGGTGATCATCGGATATATACGCTCGCTGCAGGAGTGA
- a CDS encoding ABC transporter permease subunit — MIDLTNILVLAQKELLDARRNRWFLLYTVAFAGLALALAWLGLSGAGSYGLAGFGRTGASLINLVLLIVPLMGLTLGALSLAGERERGSLLYLLSQPITQFEVLAGKYLGLGLALLAALALGFGLSGLLIAWQGSTAHTWDYLSLTVLAFFLALISLSLGFLISAFLRKGSMAIGIALFLWLVLVFFGDLGVMGTAIMLRMKIGELFALALLNPLQVFKIAAILTIRGNWEVLGPAGLYALRTYGEWAMALLIAILTAWIVLPLILAYFIFRQRGAL, encoded by the coding sequence ATGATCGATTTGACCAATATCCTGGTGCTGGCCCAAAAGGAGTTGCTGGATGCGCGCCGCAACCGGTGGTTCCTGCTCTACACCGTGGCCTTCGCCGGGTTGGCGCTGGCCCTGGCGTGGCTAGGGCTGTCGGGAGCGGGGTCGTATGGGTTGGCCGGCTTCGGGCGCACGGGAGCCAGCCTCATCAACCTGGTGCTGCTGATCGTCCCCCTCATGGGGCTGACCCTGGGCGCGCTGAGCCTGGCGGGCGAGCGGGAGCGCGGCTCCCTGCTCTATCTCCTATCCCAGCCGATTACCCAATTTGAGGTCCTGGCGGGCAAATACCTGGGCCTGGGACTGGCCCTCCTGGCGGCCCTAGCCCTGGGGTTCGGGTTGAGCGGCCTGCTGATCGCGTGGCAAGGGAGCACGGCCCACACGTGGGATTACCTGAGCCTGACCGTGCTGGCCTTCTTCCTCGCCCTGATCAGCCTGAGCCTGGGGTTCCTCATATCCGCCTTCCTGCGGAAGGGCTCGATGGCCATCGGCATCGCCCTCTTCCTATGGCTCGTGCTGGTCTTCTTCGGCGATTTGGGGGTGATGGGGACGGCGATCATGCTCCGGATGAAGATCGGAGAGCTGTTCGCCCTGGCCCTGCTCAACCCCCTTCAGGTCTTCAAGATCGCCGCCATCCTGACGATTCGCGGCAACTGGGAAGTTCTCGGGCCGGCGGGGCTATACGCTCTGCGCACCTACGGCGAATGGGCGATGGCCCTCCTGATCGCCATCCTGACGGCGTGGATCGTACTGCCCCTGATCCTGGCCTATTTCATCTTTCGACAGCGAGGGGCACTATGA
- the nosD gene encoding nitrous oxide reductase family maturation protein NosD gives MRRRNWMFLGIALLLWASGATPLLAQEGPATLVVSPQGPYRTIAEALAEARDGDTIEVREGIYSGPLVVDRSVKIIGYGWPVIDGGGQGTVVRLTARGAMLKGFVVQNSGDALDQENSGIAVEAPEVVVEGNRLEGTLFGIYLRKAVGSVIRGNTIYSKDLPLPRRGDPIRVWYSNDVRVEDNVVEQGRDVVLWYSERLTVRGNVIQGGRYGLHFMYCDDALIEGNRLSNNSVGAFLMYSRRLHLRRNTFAYNRGPSGFGIGLKDMDDAVIEENLFLDNRVGAFVDNSPREIDSTVLFRGNIFAFNDVGILFQPSVRRNRLTENGFIENREQVGVSGGGQLQGNIWTVNGLGNYWSDYTGYDADQDGIGDLPYRATRLFENLMDRYPMLRLFDYSPATQALDFAARAFPLIKPQPKLVDDRPLMAPRIPEGLPAIPQQAARQLGVPSIGLLALAAMLIFLTQVPIRRQGGGKRLSNNEGELMIHVRDLTKRFGSLVAVDRLSFDVEAGQAVALWGANGAGKTTALRCLLGLLPFQGTVHVAGHDVRREGKAARRQMGFVPQELSFYDDMTVWETMRFYAYLKGASPESIERSLQEMGLTSVVHQAVQTLSGGMKQRLALAAALLADPPLLVLDEPTTNLDARAREDILALLAEVKKKGKTLIFSSHRLDEVVNLADRVLLMENGRIVADCSPDELDAHLGRHTELRLHVPAEQVEAAIALLKGQGFAASRNGAGVRVPVALREKGKPISLLAQAGIPVEDFDVHSLQERI, from the coding sequence ATGCGACGTCGCAATTGGATGTTCCTGGGGATAGCTCTCCTCCTGTGGGCCAGCGGCGCCACACCGCTCCTGGCCCAGGAGGGCCCCGCGACCCTGGTCGTCTCCCCGCAAGGGCCATACCGCACCATCGCGGAGGCGCTGGCGGAGGCCCGGGATGGGGACACCATCGAGGTGCGCGAGGGTATTTACAGCGGTCCCCTGGTGGTAGACCGAAGCGTCAAGATCATCGGCTATGGCTGGCCCGTGATCGACGGCGGCGGCCAGGGCACCGTGGTCCGCCTGACCGCCCGGGGCGCCATGCTGAAGGGGTTCGTGGTTCAAAACAGCGGCGACGCGCTGGACCAGGAGAACTCCGGCATCGCCGTCGAAGCCCCGGAGGTCGTGGTCGAGGGCAACCGGCTAGAGGGAACCCTGTTCGGCATCTACCTGCGCAAGGCGGTCGGCAGCGTGATCCGGGGGAACACGATCTATAGCAAGGACCTGCCCCTGCCCCGCCGGGGGGATCCCATCCGGGTCTGGTACAGCAATGACGTGCGGGTGGAGGACAACGTGGTGGAGCAGGGCCGGGACGTGGTGCTCTGGTATTCGGAGCGCCTCACCGTGCGCGGGAACGTGATCCAGGGAGGACGCTACGGCCTGCACTTCATGTACTGCGATGATGCCCTCATCGAGGGGAACCGGCTGTCCAATAACTCCGTGGGCGCCTTCCTGATGTACAGCCGCCGCCTGCATTTACGACGGAACACCTTCGCCTACAATCGCGGCCCCAGCGGCTTCGGCATCGGCCTCAAGGACATGGACGACGCGGTGATCGAGGAGAACCTCTTCCTGGACAACCGCGTGGGAGCGTTCGTGGACAACTCGCCGCGCGAGATCGACAGCACCGTGTTGTTCCGCGGGAACATCTTCGCTTTCAACGATGTCGGCATCCTGTTCCAGCCATCGGTACGACGCAACCGCCTCACTGAAAACGGGTTCATCGAGAATCGGGAACAGGTCGGCGTGTCGGGCGGTGGACAACTGCAAGGGAACATCTGGACCGTCAACGGCCTGGGGAACTATTGGAGCGACTACACGGGCTACGACGCGGACCAGGATGGGATCGGCGATCTTCCCTACCGGGCCACGCGGCTGTTCGAGAACCTTATGGACCGCTACCCGATGTTGCGGCTGTTCGATTACAGCCCGGCGACCCAGGCGCTGGACTTCGCCGCCCGAGCGTTCCCGCTGATCAAGCCGCAGCCGAAGCTGGTGGACGATCGTCCGCTGATGGCGCCGCGCATACCCGAGGGCCTCCCCGCCATCCCCCAACAGGCCGCCCGGCAACTGGGGGTGCCGTCCATTGGCCTGCTGGCCCTGGCCGCCATGCTGATTTTCCTCACCCAGGTTCCCATCAGGCGGCAGGGAGGAGGCAAGAGATTGTCCAATAATGAGGGAGAACTCATGATCCACGTTCGCGATCTGACCAAGCGCTTCGGCTCACTGGTCGCCGTGGACCGACTCTCGTTCGATGTTGAGGCCGGACAAGCTGTGGCGTTATGGGGAGCGAACGGTGCGGGGAAGACCACCGCGCTCCGATGCCTGCTGGGGCTCCTTCCCTTCCAGGGAACGGTACACGTGGCAGGCCACGACGTCCGGAGAGAGGGCAAGGCCGCGCGCCGACAGATGGGCTTCGTGCCCCAGGAGCTGAGCTTCTATGACGATATGACGGTGTGGGAGACCATGCGCTTCTACGCGTACCTCAAGGGGGCCTCGCCCGAATCCATCGAGCGCTCCCTGCAGGAGATGGGGCTCACATCGGTGGTTCACCAGGCGGTGCAGACCCTATCCGGCGGGATGAAGCAACGGCTCGCGCTGGCCGCGGCGCTGCTGGCCGATCCGCCGCTGCTGGTGCTCGACGAGCCGACGACGAACCTGGACGCCCGGGCGAGGGAGGACATCCTGGCCCTGCTGGCCGAGGTCAAGAAGAAGGGGAAGACGCTCATCTTCTCCTCCCATCGCCTGGACGAGGTGGTCAACCTGGCCGACCGCGTGCTCCTCATGGAGAACGGGCGGATCGTGGCCGACTGCTCGCCGGACGAGCTGGACGCGCACCTGGGGAGACACACCGAATTGCGACTCCACGTGCCGGCCGAACAGGTCGAGGCCGCCATCGCGCTCCTGAAGGGACAGGGGTTCGCCGCCAGCCGAAACGGGGCGGGGGTGCGAGTGCCCGTCGCGCTCCGTGAGAAGGGAAAGCCCATCTCCCTGCTGGCGCAGGCGGGCATCCCGGTAGAAGATTTCGACGTGCACAGCCTGCAAGAGAGGATATGA
- a CDS encoding cytochrome C, with translation MTGLWDKLIGPRLPAEQTAEQQLRYLLPTVFLGLAAFCLLVSIFVPYWRLKLLAPQYPDGLEVQVYVNRMTGDVKEIDGLNHYIGMRPLEEAAQLERSLSIFAIAVISLLVIAAIYVHNQWAALLSLPALLFPAIFLGDLYFWLRHFGQNLDPSAPLSNAIEPFVPPVLGEGKIGQFQTIASVDRGFYLAALASFLILLGLYFHRRAYKPLVEATERSPTEG, from the coding sequence ATGACAGGGTTATGGGACAAGCTGATCGGGCCACGCCTGCCTGCGGAGCAGACGGCGGAACAACAGTTACGCTATCTCCTGCCCACGGTCTTCCTAGGACTGGCAGCCTTCTGCCTGCTGGTATCCATCTTCGTGCCCTACTGGCGACTGAAGCTCCTGGCTCCCCAATACCCGGACGGGCTGGAGGTCCAGGTCTACGTGAACCGTATGACCGGAGATGTGAAAGAGATCGACGGGCTGAACCACTATATCGGCATGCGCCCCCTGGAGGAGGCGGCACAACTGGAGCGCTCCCTGAGCATCTTCGCCATCGCGGTGATCTCGTTGCTGGTCATCGCAGCGATCTACGTGCACAACCAGTGGGCAGCGCTGCTCTCCCTGCCGGCCCTGCTGTTCCCGGCCATCTTCCTGGGCGATCTGTACTTCTGGCTGCGCCATTTCGGTCAGAACCTGGACCCCAGCGCGCCGCTGAGCAACGCCATCGAGCCATTCGTTCCCCCCGTGCTCGGTGAGGGGAAAATCGGACAGTTCCAGACCATTGCCTCCGTAGATCGAGGGTTCTACCTGGCGGCATTGGCCTCGTTCCTGATCCTGCTGGGCCTCTACTTCCATCGACGAGCCTATAAGCCGCTGGTGGAAGCCACCGAGCGGTCACCGACTGAAGGATAG
- the nosZ gene encoding Sec-dependent nitrous-oxide reductase yields the protein MQSQSLQRYLPLLVAALIVIIVLIVVAIIVRGPGEPAATPEATTAVAEPATELSGDAMAIAQERGLTPDDVVAALKTYLPTGKQDDYVMFSSGGHSGQVLVIGLPSMRLLKVIGVFTPEPWQGWGYGAEETDRVLAEGAVNGKKITWGDTHHPALSETGGDYDGQFLFINDKANARVAVIDLRDFETKQIVKNPIAINDHGGTMATPNTEWVIEGGQYATPLGWTYASLNDYAEAYRGMITFWKFDREKGRILPEESFAMELPPYWQDICDAGKKVSEGWVFCNSFNTEMSTGGVEEGNPPFEAGASQQDMDYLHIINLKKAAEVAAAGQVTQVNGFNVIPLETSIAEGLLYFAPEPKSPHGVDVAPGGDYIVVSGKLDPHVTVYSFDKIQKAIESGAGEKDQYGVTILNLDDVMEAQVELGLGPLHTQFDNQGYAYTSLFLDSAVARWTLGGPYQELHSDPEWSLVTKIPVHYNVGHIAAAEGDTVSPDGKYLVSLNKWSVDRFLTVGPLLPQNFQLIDISQPGDQLQLLYDMPIGIGEPHYAQIIKADKLQPWEVYPEIGWNPNTQSKDPNAVEAGQERVVRNGNTVEIWMTAVRSHYNPERIEVKKGDRVIWHITNIERAKDATHGFALPGYNINLSLEPGETATFEFVADQDGVYTFYCTEFCSALHLEMTGYFLVQP from the coding sequence ATGCAAAGCCAGAGTTTGCAACGGTATCTCCCCCTTCTCGTCGCGGCCCTCATCGTCATCATCGTCCTGATCGTCGTCGCGATCATCGTGCGGGGGCCAGGGGAGCCGGCTGCCACACCGGAGGCTACCACGGCAGTGGCCGAACCAGCCACGGAGCTATCCGGCGATGCCATGGCGATCGCCCAGGAACGCGGACTCACGCCGGATGACGTCGTCGCCGCCCTGAAGACGTACCTCCCCACGGGGAAGCAGGACGACTACGTGATGTTCTCCTCCGGCGGTCACTCCGGCCAGGTGCTGGTCATCGGGCTGCCGTCCATGCGCCTGCTCAAGGTGATCGGCGTGTTCACGCCCGAGCCATGGCAGGGCTGGGGGTACGGCGCGGAGGAGACGGACCGAGTGCTGGCCGAGGGGGCGGTGAATGGGAAGAAGATCACCTGGGGAGATACCCATCATCCGGCCCTGAGCGAGACGGGCGGAGACTATGATGGCCAATTCCTGTTCATCAACGACAAGGCCAACGCCCGGGTGGCGGTCATCGATCTGCGAGATTTTGAGACCAAGCAGATCGTCAAGAACCCCATCGCCATCAACGATCACGGCGGGACCATGGCCACCCCCAACACCGAGTGGGTGATCGAGGGCGGCCAGTATGCCACGCCGCTGGGCTGGACGTACGCCTCCCTGAACGACTACGCGGAGGCCTACCGCGGCATGATCACCTTCTGGAAGTTCGATCGGGAGAAGGGCCGCATCCTGCCGGAGGAATCCTTCGCCATGGAGCTGCCCCCCTACTGGCAGGACATCTGTGACGCCGGCAAGAAGGTGAGCGAAGGGTGGGTGTTCTGCAACTCCTTCAACACGGAGATGAGCACCGGCGGCGTCGAGGAGGGGAATCCTCCGTTCGAGGCGGGCGCGTCTCAGCAGGACATGGATTACCTCCACATCATCAACCTCAAGAAGGCCGCCGAGGTGGCGGCGGCGGGCCAGGTGACCCAGGTCAACGGGTTCAACGTGATCCCGCTGGAGACGTCGATCGCGGAAGGGCTGCTGTACTTCGCCCCGGAGCCCAAGAGCCCTCACGGCGTCGATGTGGCACCCGGCGGGGACTACATCGTGGTCTCGGGTAAGCTCGATCCCCACGTGACCGTGTACAGCTTCGACAAGATCCAGAAGGCCATCGAGAGCGGCGCGGGCGAGAAGGACCAGTACGGCGTGACCATCCTGAACCTGGACGATGTGATGGAGGCCCAGGTGGAGCTGGGTCTGGGGCCTCTCCACACCCAGTTCGACAACCAGGGGTACGCCTACACCAGCCTCTTCCTGGACAGCGCGGTGGCCCGCTGGACGCTGGGTGGCCCCTACCAGGAGTTGCACAGCGATCCCGAGTGGTCCCTGGTCACCAAGATCCCCGTCCACTACAACGTGGGGCACATCGCCGCCGCCGAGGGGGACACGGTCAGCCCGGACGGCAAGTACCTGGTCTCCCTGAACAAGTGGTCGGTGGACCGGTTCCTGACGGTGGGGCCGCTGCTGCCGCAGAACTTCCAGCTCATCGACATCTCTCAGCCGGGGGACCAGCTCCAGCTCCTGTATGATATGCCCATCGGTATCGGCGAGCCGCACTACGCGCAGATCATCAAAGCCGACAAGCTCCAGCCCTGGGAGGTATATCCGGAGATCGGATGGAACCCGAACACCCAGAGCAAGGATCCCAACGCGGTGGAGGCCGGACAGGAGCGGGTGGTGCGCAACGGCAACACCGTGGAGATCTGGATGACGGCCGTGCGCAGCCACTACAACCCCGAGCGCATCGAGGTGAAGAAGGGCGACCGCGTGATCTGGCACATCACCAACATCGAGCGGGCCAAGGATGCCACTCACGGCTTCGCGCTGCCCGGGTACAACATCAACCTGAGCCTGGAGCCGGGAGAGACGGCCACCTTTGAGTTCGTGGCAGACCAGGACGGCGTCTACACCTTCTACTGCACCGAGTTCTGCTCTGCCCTGCACCTGGAGATGACGGGCTACTTCCTGGTGCAACCGTAA
- a CDS encoding Crp/Fnr family transcriptional regulator — MSASEPLSQQVEHLQRIYLFRGLDPSTLMHVIQTAYFKRVARGSFFFLQDDAASFLYVLVRGQVKLTQVTPEGHQTVLGFIEPGRMFGCIAVLSAMSYPVSAEAMEDCEALAWDGERMARLMEIYPRLALNAIDLMAQHVRDLQDRLRELVTERVERRIARALLRLVRQLGRKVEGGILIDLALTRQDLAEMTGTTLYTVSRVLSRWEEQGLIASGRARVVVLRPHGLVTIAEDLPPDIPAEAPTAR, encoded by the coding sequence ATGAGCGCTTCTGAACCTCTCAGCCAACAGGTCGAGCACCTGCAACGGATCTACCTGTTCCGGGGCCTGGATCCGAGCACCCTGATGCACGTGATCCAGACCGCCTACTTCAAACGGGTGGCCCGGGGGAGCTTCTTCTTCCTCCAGGACGACGCCGCCTCATTCCTCTACGTGCTCGTCCGGGGGCAGGTGAAGCTGACCCAGGTCACTCCAGAGGGACACCAGACCGTCCTGGGATTCATCGAGCCGGGGCGCATGTTCGGGTGCATCGCGGTGCTGAGCGCCATGTCGTACCCCGTATCGGCCGAGGCGATGGAGGATTGTGAGGCGCTGGCCTGGGACGGGGAGCGCATGGCCCGGCTGATGGAGATCTACCCCCGACTGGCCCTGAACGCGATCGATCTGATGGCACAACACGTTCGAGATCTGCAAGACCGCCTTCGAGAGCTGGTGACGGAGCGGGTGGAGCGACGCATCGCCCGCGCTCTGCTCCGCCTGGTGCGCCAGCTCGGGCGCAAGGTGGAAGGCGGGATCCTGATCGATCTGGCTCTGACCCGCCAGGACCTGGCGGAGATGACGGGCACGACCCTGTACACGGTCAGTCGCGTCCTGAGCCGATGGGAGGAGCAGGGACTCATCGCCAGCGGACGAGCCCGCGTGGTCGTACTGAGGCCTCATGGCCTGGTGACTATCGCTGAAGATCTGCCTCCGGACATCCCCGCAGAAGCCCCCACCGCACGATAA
- a CDS encoding DUF58 domain-containing protein — MRRSWGVILLGLAAWIFALNTGREIAYTVAYLITAVVIFSFVWAWSGVNWVQIRRYTRSLRSQVGRFVEEQFEVQNRSRFPKLWLEIRDLSDLPGHHTSRVISALGGHRRQRWLVRTLCRQRGRYTLGPMVLASGDPLGLFRMERVLPATSSLVIYPATVELPGFMLPVGEMPGGDAMRRRIHHVTTNVSGVRDYQPGDSFSRIHWPSTARTGRLIVKEFELDPTADVWIFLDMDQSVHVEAPWTPPTDNGFRQPFLLRREPTRLELIPSTEEYGVTAAASLARHFLRRNRAVGFITHAQTREVIQADRGERQLDRILETLAVVEAQGRMPFAQVIAMEGQHLNRSVTLIAITPSISPDWVIALRELGRRGVRSVAVLLAANTFGPAPSWHETLRLLYASNIPAYVVRRDDAIEAALTTPARLESTPSHPYRPPSGDGHWRPRPSGTW, encoded by the coding sequence TTGCGACGCTCATGGGGCGTCATCCTCCTCGGCCTGGCCGCCTGGATCTTCGCACTGAACACCGGCCGGGAAATCGCATATACGGTCGCCTATCTGATCACCGCTGTGGTGATCTTCTCCTTCGTGTGGGCCTGGTCGGGAGTCAACTGGGTCCAGATCAGGCGATATACGCGCTCGCTTCGCTCACAGGTCGGACGATTCGTGGAGGAGCAGTTCGAGGTCCAAAACCGCTCCCGATTCCCCAAGCTGTGGCTGGAGATTCGCGACCTGTCCGATCTGCCCGGGCATCACACGAGCCGGGTGATCAGCGCCCTGGGCGGCCATCGAAGGCAGCGCTGGCTGGTGCGCACACTATGCCGGCAGCGCGGCCGCTATACGCTGGGCCCCATGGTCCTGGCCTCCGGCGACCCCCTGGGGCTGTTCCGGATGGAGCGCGTGCTGCCCGCCACGTCCTCCCTGGTCATCTATCCGGCAACGGTGGAGCTGCCCGGCTTCATGCTCCCCGTGGGCGAGATGCCCGGGGGCGATGCCATGCGACGCCGCATCCACCACGTGACCACGAACGTCTCCGGCGTGCGCGATTATCAGCCGGGGGATTCCTTCAGCCGCATCCACTGGCCCTCCACCGCCCGCACAGGCCGGCTGATCGTGAAGGAGTTCGAGCTCGATCCCACGGCCGACGTCTGGATCTTCCTCGATATGGACCAATCGGTCCACGTCGAGGCGCCCTGGACGCCGCCCACCGACAACGGCTTCCGACAGCCGTTCCTGCTGCGCCGGGAGCCCACCCGCCTGGAGCTGATCCCCAGCACAGAGGAGTACGGGGTCACGGCGGCCGCATCGCTGGCTCGCCACTTCCTGCGCCGCAACCGGGCCGTGGGATTCATCACGCACGCCCAAACCCGGGAGGTGATCCAGGCGGATCGCGGCGAGCGGCAGCTGGATCGAATCCTGGAGACCCTGGCGGTGGTCGAGGCGCAGGGCCGCATGCCGTTCGCCCAGGTGATCGCCATGGAAGGACAGCACCTGAACCGGAGCGTGACCCTCATCGCGATCACGCCCTCCATATCCCCGGACTGGGTCATCGCACTGCGGGAGTTGGGGCGTCGCGGCGTGCGCAGCGTGGCCGTGCTATTGGCGGCGAACACGTTCGGGCCCGCGCCGTCATGGCACGAGACGCTGAGGCTCCTGTACGCGAGCAACATCCCCGCCTACGTCGTGCGCCGGGACGACGCGATCGAGGCGGCGCTGACGACGCCGGCACGCCTGGAGTCAACCCCATCGCACCCCTACAGGCCCCCCTCAGGGGATGGTCACTGGCGTCCTCGCCCGTCGGGCACATGGTAG